A window of the Vicinamibacteria bacterium genome harbors these coding sequences:
- a CDS encoding HIT domain-containing protein: protein MERMWAPWRHEYVTSAGQPSGCVLCRALEGAGGADRLVVHVGSLNFVVMNLFPYNAGHLLVATRRHVGTLSGATPEELAEMMGLARRLEEVLADAYHPEGINLGMNLGRPAGAGVADHIHLHMVPRWTGDTNFLTVFGDTRVIPEDPVKACERLRAYFPR from the coding sequence ATGGAGCGGATGTGGGCGCCCTGGAGGCATGAGTACGTGACCTCCGCGGGTCAGCCATCCGGCTGCGTCCTCTGCCGCGCCCTGGAGGGGGCGGGAGGGGCCGACCGCCTGGTGGTGCACGTGGGTTCCTTGAACTTTGTGGTCATGAACCTCTTCCCTTACAACGCCGGGCATCTCCTGGTGGCGACCCGGCGGCACGTGGGCACCCTCAGCGGAGCCACCCCCGAGGAGCTCGCGGAGATGATGGGCTTGGCCCGTCGCCTGGAGGAAGTGCTGGCCGACGCCTATCACCCCGAGGGAATCAACCTAGGCATGAACCTCGGGCGTCCGGCGGGAGCGGGGGTGGCCGATCACATCCACCTCCACATGGTCCCGCGCTGGACGGGCGACACGAACTTCCTAACCGTGTTCGGCGATACCCGGGTGATCCCCGAGGATCCGGTGAAGGCTTGCGAGCGCCTACGCGCCTACTTTCCGCGCTGA
- a CDS encoding adenylate/guanylate cyclase domain-containing protein: MGPVSLFHKDPISSRFVAGGVAETEGLLGSPLPRLPPLERDGERDVYLLTFHPRLRTLLRRFLQSLLAQIGLESQGFRPDASRDQAEYETALGRILRSMRAVDRRSGLLNLFWLGHSRDVAEFLRELEAKTPAVRKAKYSLHPLLASFYRRLDQESRRNGEGPQIWGDDSPALIESIIEDGFAFTECSVAELDFNHFLSANKRYRITAEAFQEIQQILLRETERRLREGDRGLLARASRHMPGLPREQYLKPSSLPKIMMNGHILTYLLGDAWATGSRLMASTLLKAELERRKPAEIVDAFLDVVTGVKRFEILTQVRDRICLLGGALGEEKDVEDKASRGLRIYEFGESAQVHNNAVNATVLFLDLRGFTQTSEGQISERDLTQELYTVFDAFIPHVRRFGGTVDKFLGDGMMVTYGTGHADPLDPLNALRTAILCQDTLRRQREGGMTYFKMGIAIHYGRAYLARFLADEKTVQSTVIGRNVNLAGRLSSGAKKPMEEDEAEAPPPPGPVRASGLRVIVDARGGLFNEGIAISRDTLVQLETHLALVHGEGIVEYEDEVIGRRILFRYAGDAKFKGVRSSLPVYDVDYEDR, encoded by the coding sequence ATGGGACCCGTTTCTCTCTTCCACAAGGATCCCATCTCCTCCCGTTTCGTAGCGGGTGGCGTCGCGGAGACGGAGGGGCTCCTGGGCTCCCCCCTCCCGCGCCTCCCTCCCCTGGAGCGGGACGGCGAGCGCGACGTCTACCTCCTCACATTTCACCCCCGGCTGCGGACGCTCCTTCGCCGCTTCCTCCAGAGCTTGCTCGCCCAGATTGGGTTGGAGTCCCAAGGCTTCCGCCCCGACGCGTCCCGCGACCAGGCGGAGTACGAGACCGCCCTCGGTCGGATTCTCCGCTCCATGCGGGCCGTCGACCGACGGTCCGGCCTGCTCAACCTATTCTGGCTGGGCCACAGCCGCGACGTGGCGGAGTTTCTCCGTGAACTGGAAGCCAAGACCCCGGCCGTCCGCAAGGCGAAGTATTCCCTGCACCCCCTGCTCGCCTCCTTCTACCGGCGCCTGGATCAGGAGTCGCGCCGGAATGGGGAGGGACCCCAGATCTGGGGCGATGACAGCCCGGCCTTGATCGAGTCCATCATCGAGGACGGCTTTGCCTTCACCGAATGCTCGGTGGCGGAACTCGACTTCAACCACTTCCTGAGCGCCAACAAGCGCTACCGCATCACCGCGGAAGCCTTCCAAGAGATCCAGCAGATCCTGCTCCGCGAGACCGAGCGCCGCCTGCGGGAAGGAGACCGGGGTCTGCTCGCCCGCGCCTCCCGCCACATGCCCGGGCTGCCCCGGGAGCAGTACCTGAAGCCTTCCAGCCTCCCCAAGATCATGATGAACGGCCACATCCTCACCTACCTCCTGGGCGATGCCTGGGCCACGGGTAGCCGGCTCATGGCCTCGACCCTGCTGAAGGCGGAGCTGGAGCGCCGCAAGCCGGCGGAGATCGTCGACGCTTTCCTGGATGTGGTGACGGGAGTCAAGCGCTTCGAGATCCTTACCCAGGTGCGGGACCGCATCTGCCTCCTGGGCGGCGCCCTGGGGGAGGAGAAGGATGTCGAGGACAAAGCCAGCCGCGGCCTGCGCATCTATGAGTTCGGGGAGTCCGCCCAGGTCCACAACAATGCCGTCAATGCCACCGTCCTCTTCCTGGACCTCCGTGGGTTCACCCAAACGTCGGAAGGCCAGATCTCGGAGCGCGACCTGACCCAGGAGCTCTATACGGTGTTCGACGCCTTCATCCCCCACGTCCGGCGCTTCGGGGGAACGGTGGACAAGTTCCTTGGGGACGGCATGATGGTCACCTACGGTACCGGCCACGCCGATCCCTTGGACCCTTTGAACGCGCTGCGCACCGCCATTCTTTGCCAGGACACCCTGCGCCGCCAGCGCGAGGGGGGCATGACGTACTTCAAGATGGGGATCGCCATCCATTATGGGCGCGCCTATCTGGCCCGCTTTCTCGCCGACGAGAAGACCGTGCAAAGCACGGTCATCGGACGCAATGTCAACCTCGCGGGCCGGCTCTCCTCGGGCGCCAAGAAGCCGATGGAGGAGGACGAGGCGGAGGCGCCGCCGCCCCCGGGGCCCGTTCGTGCCTCCGGCCTGCGCGTGATCGTGGACGCCCGGGGCGGCCTCTTCAACGAGGGGATTGCCATCAGCCGGGACACCCTCGTTCAACTCGAGACCCATCTGGCTCTCGTCCACGGGGAGGGAATCGTGGAGTACGAGGACGAGGTCATCGGGCGCCGAATCCTCTTCCGCTACGCGGGGGACGCGAAGTTCAAGGGGGTCCGGTCCAGCCTTCCCGTGTACGATGTGGACTATGAGGACCGCTGA
- a CDS encoding HU family DNA-binding protein, whose protein sequence is MTKAELVDEVSRVSDLTRKHSEVIVEAVFSSIIDALQKGDKIELRGFGSFRIRRRDSRTGRNPKTGAGVLVPAKKVPHFKPGKELRELINRR, encoded by the coding sequence ATGACCAAGGCGGAGCTGGTGGATGAGGTCTCGCGCGTCTCCGACCTCACCCGCAAGCACTCGGAGGTCATCGTGGAAGCCGTGTTCTCCTCCATCATCGACGCTCTCCAGAAGGGCGACAAGATCGAACTGCGGGGCTTCGGCAGCTTCCGGATCCGGCGACGGGACAGCCGTACCGGCCGGAACCCGAAGACGGGAGCGGGAGTGCTCGTGCCCGCCAAGAAGGTTCCGCACTTCAAGCCCGGCAAGGAACTCCGGGAGCTGATCAACCGTCGCTAA
- a CDS encoding 30S ribosomal protein S1, translated as MPETEKAEKSVAPIAPKSAVAVPAPPTPEPTHEPIIDPEEFERQLDMYEVSFKNFAEGEVVKGVVLQVSASEVIVDVGYKSEGIIPIEEFRDETGTLSIKAGDIVDVLLEKTEDKEGYVVLSKEKAEKMKVWDDVERAYQERRVVTGRVIERVKGGLAVDIGVRAFLPGSQVDLRPVRNLDSLRGQELRMRVIKVNKKRGNIVLSRKAVLEEENAEKKRDTLETLEEGKVLMGVVKNITEYGAFVDLGGIDGLLHITDMSWGRINHPSEVLNVGDEVKVQVLKFDRETERVSLGYKQLKADPWTTATIKYPAGTRVKGKVVSLTDYGAFVELEQGVEGLIHVSEMSWSKKVKHPSKILTVGQEVECAVLGIDQEAHRISLGLKQVEANPWAQLVEKYPVGSHIKGKVRNLTEFGAFVEVEEGIDGLIHISDLSWTKRVKHPSEVLKKGDVVEAVVLNIDAENQRLSLGLKQLATDIWDEFFTHHKVGDIVEGKIVRLTNFGAFVELHEGIEGLVHVSELDEKRTEKPGEAFKVGDVFPMKIIKINEGEKKIGLSIRAVKQDETQKDLDSYRETAGSDRSTLGDAFRAAQAARESAEE; from the coding sequence ATGCCGGAGACTGAAAAAGCAGAGAAGTCCGTCGCCCCCATCGCGCCCAAGAGCGCGGTGGCCGTACCCGCCCCGCCCACCCCCGAGCCCACCCACGAACCCATAATCGACCCCGAAGAGTTCGAACGCCAGCTCGACATGTACGAGGTCAGCTTCAAGAACTTCGCCGAGGGCGAGGTCGTGAAAGGGGTCGTCCTGCAGGTCTCGGCCTCGGAAGTGATTGTCGACGTTGGCTACAAGTCCGAAGGCATCATCCCCATCGAGGAGTTCCGGGACGAGACGGGCACGCTCTCGATCAAAGCCGGCGACATCGTCGACGTCCTTCTCGAGAAGACCGAGGACAAGGAAGGCTACGTTGTCCTGTCCAAGGAGAAGGCCGAGAAGATGAAGGTCTGGGACGACGTGGAGCGCGCCTACCAGGAGCGCCGCGTCGTGACCGGCCGCGTCATCGAGCGGGTCAAGGGCGGGTTGGCCGTCGACATCGGCGTGCGCGCTTTCCTTCCCGGCAGCCAGGTGGACCTGCGGCCGGTGCGGAACCTGGACAGCCTCCGGGGCCAGGAGCTGCGCATGCGGGTCATCAAGGTCAACAAGAAGCGCGGCAACATCGTCCTCTCCCGCAAGGCCGTCCTCGAGGAGGAGAACGCCGAGAAGAAGCGCGACACCCTGGAGACGCTCGAGGAGGGTAAGGTCCTGATGGGGGTGGTGAAGAACATCACCGAGTACGGGGCCTTCGTGGACCTGGGGGGCATCGACGGTCTGCTGCACATCACCGACATGTCCTGGGGCCGGATCAACCACCCGAGCGAGGTTCTGAACGTCGGGGACGAAGTGAAGGTCCAGGTCCTGAAGTTCGACCGCGAGACCGAGCGCGTCTCCTTGGGATACAAGCAGCTCAAGGCTGATCCCTGGACCACCGCCACTATCAAGTACCCGGCGGGAACCCGGGTGAAGGGCAAGGTGGTCAGCCTCACGGACTACGGCGCCTTCGTGGAGCTGGAGCAGGGTGTCGAGGGCCTCATCCACGTCTCCGAGATGTCCTGGTCCAAGAAGGTCAAGCACCCCTCCAAGATCCTGACCGTGGGCCAGGAGGTGGAGTGCGCCGTGCTCGGCATCGACCAGGAAGCCCACCGGATTAGCCTGGGCTTGAAGCAGGTCGAGGCCAATCCCTGGGCCCAGCTCGTCGAGAAGTACCCGGTCGGCTCGCACATCAAGGGCAAGGTACGGAACCTGACCGAGTTCGGAGCCTTCGTCGAGGTGGAGGAGGGGATCGACGGCCTCATCCACATATCCGACCTCTCCTGGACCAAGCGCGTGAAGCACCCCTCCGAGGTCCTGAAGAAGGGCGACGTGGTCGAAGCGGTGGTTCTCAACATCGACGCCGAGAACCAGCGGCTCTCCCTGGGCCTGAAGCAGCTCGCCACCGACATCTGGGACGAGTTTTTCACCCACCACAAGGTGGGGGACATCGTGGAAGGCAAGATCGTCCGCCTCACCAACTTCGGCGCCTTCGTGGAGCTCCACGAGGGCATCGAGGGCCTCGTCCACGTTTCCGAGCTTGATGAGAAGCGGACTGAGAAGCCCGGGGAAGCCTTCAAAGTGGGAGACGTTTTCCCCATGAAGATCATCAAGATCAACGAGGGGGAGAAGAAGATCGGTCTCTCCATCCGCGCGGTGAAGCAGGACGAGACCCAGAAGGACCTGGACAGCTACCGGGAAACGGCGGGCAGCGACCGTTCCACTCTCGGGGACGCCTTCCGGGCTGCCCAAGCTGCGCGGGAGAGCGCGGAGGAGTAA
- the tatA gene encoding twin-arginine translocase TatA/TatE family subunit: MIEGLLQPMHLLLILGIALIIFGPSKLPELGKALGESIRGFKSAMQGDEPGAKNTSRDDSAALPAPPDDKKA, translated from the coding sequence ATGATCGAAGGTTTGCTGCAGCCGATGCACTTGCTCCTGATCCTCGGCATCGCGCTCATCATTTTCGGGCCCTCGAAGCTGCCGGAGTTGGGCAAGGCCCTGGGTGAGTCGATTCGAGGGTTCAAGAGCGCGATGCAGGGGGACGAGCCGGGTGCCAAGAACACATCCCGGGACGACTCCGCGGCGCTGCCCGCGCCCCCCGACGACAAGAAAGCCTGA
- a CDS encoding acetamidase/formamidase family protein, giving the protein MSTRALIAAVATLASLASTGWVKPASGGESARTPLSLAPTPRTVAWGYYDAATPPALRVASGDLVEIKTLITSSPARLEGAGLPPEQVEPALREIYREVTNKGPGGHILTGPIFVEGAEPGDVLEVRIKTVRLALPYAYNAFAPGRGFLPEDFPYPRMRIIPLDERRMVARFADGVEIPLRPFFGSIGVAPPEVSGRISSAPPWIHAGNLDNKELVAGTTLYIPVHARGALLLVGDGHAGQGNGEVDITALETSLLGTFQLVVRKDLHLRWPRAETPTHVITMGLHEDLTEATRMALREMLDYLATEKHMSRDDAYMLASVAADLSITQLADGNKGVHAMIPKAIFVPASVR; this is encoded by the coding sequence ATGTCGACACGAGCCTTGATCGCGGCCGTGGCCACCTTGGCCAGCCTGGCCTCCACGGGATGGGTAAAGCCGGCCTCGGGCGGGGAGTCTGCCCGCACGCCGCTCAGCCTAGCTCCCACCCCGCGGACCGTGGCCTGGGGATACTACGACGCGGCCACGCCGCCCGCGCTACGCGTGGCTTCCGGCGACCTGGTCGAGATCAAGACACTGATCACCTCGAGCCCGGCTCGGCTCGAGGGAGCGGGCCTCCCTCCGGAGCAGGTGGAGCCGGCTCTGCGCGAGATCTACCGAGAGGTGACGAATAAGGGCCCGGGTGGACACATCCTCACCGGGCCCATCTTCGTCGAGGGAGCGGAGCCGGGCGACGTGCTCGAGGTCCGTATCAAGACCGTCCGCCTCGCCCTCCCCTACGCCTACAATGCGTTTGCTCCCGGTCGGGGCTTCCTGCCCGAGGACTTCCCCTACCCCCGGATGCGGATCATCCCCCTCGACGAGCGGCGCATGGTGGCGCGCTTCGCGGACGGCGTCGAGATTCCTTTGCGGCCCTTTTTCGGCAGCATTGGGGTGGCCCCGCCGGAGGTGTCGGGTCGTATCAGCAGCGCACCGCCCTGGATACACGCAGGAAACCTCGACAACAAGGAGCTCGTGGCGGGCACGACCCTCTATATTCCCGTGCACGCGCGGGGAGCGCTTCTACTGGTGGGCGATGGCCACGCGGGGCAGGGCAACGGCGAGGTCGACATCACTGCCCTCGAGACCTCGCTCCTCGGCACCTTCCAGCTCGTGGTGCGAAAGGACCTGCACTTGCGCTGGCCGCGCGCGGAGACCCCCACCCACGTCATCACCATGGGCCTGCACGAAGACCTCACCGAAGCGACGCGAATGGCGCTGCGGGAGATGCTCGACTACCTGGCCACGGAGAAGCACATGTCCCGGGACGACGCCTACATGCTGGCGAGCGTGGCCGCCGATTTGAGCATCACTCAGCTGGCGGATGGCAACAAGGGAGTGCATGCCATGATCCCGAAAGCGATCTTCGTGCCCGCTTCCGTGCGTTGA
- a CDS encoding polysaccharide deacetylase has translation MTSLFRLPGLLCWPLAAFLGGPATPGVKDYRIFFATCRAPQCERPWVSLRAFRRGAQDFVLVVDPESLDTLLLPTAGLKVKKSSWREVRDATRATPFGRALSDAERTATAEQDAGIRHALPAGKGVVLTIDLCPSTRPLDQRLFTTILAEFEPEERPVPLGIAITGRWMLEHPKDLAWLRELEGEGQIAATWINHSFNHRYSPDLPLSRNFLREAGTDLDFEVLATESAMIDNGLRPSAFFRFPGLVSDPKLVHRVISYGLIPVGSDAWLAKNQAPLQGSIVLVHGNGNEPIGIAKFLSLVRTERKAIREKDWLLFDLRQSVSRAEEVP, from the coding sequence ATGACGAGCCTCTTCCGCCTACCCGGTCTGCTGTGCTGGCCCTTGGCCGCGTTCCTGGGCGGCCCCGCGACCCCGGGCGTCAAAGACTACCGTATTTTCTTCGCGACCTGCCGAGCACCACAGTGCGAAAGACCGTGGGTGTCGCTCCGGGCCTTCCGCCGGGGCGCTCAGGACTTCGTGCTGGTCGTCGACCCCGAAAGCCTCGACACCCTGCTCCTCCCCACCGCGGGCCTGAAGGTCAAGAAGTCGTCCTGGCGGGAGGTGCGGGACGCGACCAGAGCCACCCCCTTCGGACGGGCGCTGAGCGACGCGGAGAGGACTGCGACCGCCGAGCAGGATGCCGGCATCCGCCACGCCCTGCCCGCGGGAAAAGGTGTTGTGCTCACCATCGACCTCTGTCCGTCGACCCGCCCCCTCGACCAGCGCCTGTTTACGACCATCCTTGCCGAGTTCGAGCCCGAGGAGAGGCCGGTCCCCCTGGGGATCGCCATCACCGGCCGCTGGATGCTCGAGCACCCCAAGGACCTCGCGTGGCTAAGGGAGCTCGAGGGGGAGGGCCAGATTGCGGCGACATGGATCAACCACTCGTTCAACCACCGCTACAGCCCGGACCTGCCGCTGTCCCGGAACTTCTTACGCGAGGCCGGTACCGACCTCGACTTCGAGGTTTTGGCCACCGAGTCGGCAATGATCGACAACGGCCTCCGCCCATCCGCCTTCTTCCGCTTCCCCGGCCTCGTGTCCGACCCGAAGCTGGTTCACCGCGTGATCTCGTACGGCCTAATCCCGGTCGGATCCGACGCCTGGCTGGCCAAGAACCAGGCCCCGTTGCAGGGCAGCATTGTGCTCGTGCACGGCAACGGCAACGAGCCGATCGGGATCGCCAAGTTTCTCTCCCTCGTCCGGACGGAGCGGAAGGCCATACGCGAAAAGGACTGGCTCCTCTTTGATCTCAGGCAGAGCGTGTCCCGGGCGGAAGAGGTACCGTGA
- a CDS encoding YbhB/YbcL family Raf kinase inhibitor-like protein, producing the protein MNLASSSFSPQGEIPSRHTCEGQDASPALSWSGLPPGTKSLALIVDDPDAPDPSAPQTTWVHWVVYNIPPAANGLPEGARAHDLPAGAHEGRNDWQSSGYRGPCPPIGRHRYFHKLYALDVVLADLGMPTKSALEQAMKGHVLAQADLVGTYQKR; encoded by the coding sequence ATGAACCTGGCCTCCTCCAGCTTCTCCCCCCAGGGAGAGATTCCCTCCCGACACACGTGCGAGGGGCAGGACGCCTCGCCCGCCCTCTCGTGGTCCGGCCTCCCGCCGGGGACGAAGAGCCTGGCCCTCATCGTGGACGATCCGGACGCTCCCGACCCGAGCGCGCCCCAAACGACTTGGGTGCACTGGGTCGTCTACAACATTCCGCCGGCCGCAAACGGCCTCCCCGAGGGGGCCCGGGCCCACGACCTTCCGGCCGGCGCTCACGAGGGTCGGAATGACTGGCAGAGCAGCGGATACCGCGGTCCGTGTCCGCCCATCGGACGCCACCGGTACTTTCACAAGCTGTACGCCTTGGACGTGGTCTTAGCCGATCTGGGGATGCCCACGAAGAGTGCGCTGGAACAGGCGATGAAGGGCCACGTGCTTGCTCAAGCGGACCTCGTCGGCACTTACCAGAAACGCTAG
- a CDS encoding NYN domain-containing protein — MPYLIDGNNLLGSWGGPVGGNDRRAEVVRRVASFCRARNVKATIVFDGHPLRPEMAAQDLGPVSLRVPPAGVDADTVIRELLDRAPRPAELIVVTSDKALYSYAKTAGASVLRAHEWNLLERKPGRGRDGGESSEKPDREDDIEGWLRRFGGSK; from the coding sequence TTGCCTTACCTGATCGACGGAAACAATCTCCTTGGCTCTTGGGGCGGCCCGGTCGGAGGGAACGACCGTCGCGCCGAGGTCGTCCGGAGGGTCGCTTCCTTTTGCCGCGCCCGCAATGTAAAGGCAACAATTGTGTTCGATGGGCATCCCCTACGACCGGAAATGGCGGCCCAGGACTTGGGCCCCGTCTCCCTGCGGGTTCCCCCGGCCGGCGTGGACGCGGACACTGTGATCCGCGAGCTCTTGGACCGGGCTCCCCGGCCCGCGGAGCTCATCGTAGTGACTTCGGACAAGGCCCTCTACTCTTATGCGAAGACCGCGGGCGCCTCCGTGCTCCGCGCCCACGAGTGGAATCTCCTTGAGCGAAAACCCGGTCGGGGGCGGGACGGGGGTGAGTCTTCCGAGAAGCCCGATCGAGAGGATGACATCGAGGGGTGGCTGCGGAGGTTCGGGGGGTCGAAGTAA
- a CDS encoding DUF4388 domain-containing protein produces the protein MAEAFPTSGNIDPKVFPFILMDLHQRGATGSLKVDGPAYPKALYLRGGRILFGSSNDPKDQLGSILIENGKITTEQLEDVNVKVGPGNPLAKVLSESGYVNQRELGEAARIKVERILSDVIAYTSGTFEFEDGVLPKGAVDLKLSTERLLLAAVRRIPDRGFVLRHLESLGVVLKPAEAMNPRLLEIGAETGGLPERLDGQRSLKEAASLTRLDEFEAAKVACGLLFLGLVTRAEDAVEGGAPRAGAGGEGELDLAQTARAAFGDDSQGETPAAPHHAETDAPFFVSEPTSSSPEPALPLPGAEPPAFAASGPAGFPMPEPDPSQFAMVEPGSPAFADSEAPVFAEPAAFAPPAQPASPLTLGVEPEPTPAVTFGSMDSTPSSPGLAESAPGFEIATTSGFASSAPSLAPRAAPDTFEDVTPPPAVTYPDPGPIEDHTSEPVPTSRPSRDDLAALDALLNPSGSGSALGSGEKPKPQERWEPQFRPTSAGRPNRKRSSPALAWVLGGLGVTAAIAGAGFYFFGSQILRVVARARPARTPAPVAAPTASPSVPPERPVTPAPAPTASASAAAPATTAPPPSPPATPAPAPTASPRPSTATADAHSLLQSGSYLEAAQAFASGLKKSGPRFSIQILVACSTETIQKANQSVPGDELYILPVTFKGRSCYRICWGTYPTEEAAAAGLRALPEYFRRGGATPKVVPTAGMLN, from the coding sequence ATGGCTGAGGCGTTCCCGACCAGCGGGAACATCGATCCCAAAGTATTTCCCTTCATCCTCATGGATCTCCACCAGCGCGGGGCCACTGGCTCGCTCAAGGTGGACGGGCCAGCCTATCCGAAGGCCCTTTATCTCCGGGGCGGCCGCATCCTCTTCGGGTCATCCAATGATCCCAAGGACCAGCTCGGCTCGATCTTGATCGAGAACGGGAAGATCACGACCGAGCAACTGGAGGATGTCAACGTCAAGGTGGGGCCGGGCAACCCCCTCGCCAAGGTGCTGTCGGAGAGCGGGTACGTCAACCAGCGTGAGCTGGGTGAAGCGGCCCGGATCAAGGTGGAGCGGATCCTCTCTGACGTGATCGCCTACACGTCCGGGACCTTCGAGTTTGAAGACGGGGTCCTGCCGAAGGGGGCGGTGGATCTCAAGCTCTCCACCGAGCGTCTCCTCCTGGCCGCGGTGCGCCGCATCCCCGACCGGGGGTTCGTCTTGCGGCACTTGGAGAGCCTCGGGGTCGTGCTGAAGCCGGCCGAGGCCATGAATCCGCGCCTGCTCGAGATCGGGGCCGAGACCGGGGGCCTGCCCGAGCGGCTCGACGGGCAGCGCTCGCTGAAAGAGGCGGCGTCCCTCACCCGGCTGGATGAGTTCGAGGCGGCCAAGGTGGCCTGCGGCTTGCTTTTCCTGGGCCTGGTGACGCGGGCGGAGGACGCGGTTGAAGGGGGGGCGCCGCGAGCGGGGGCGGGTGGGGAGGGAGAGTTGGACCTGGCCCAGACCGCCCGCGCCGCCTTCGGAGACGACTCCCAGGGCGAGACTCCGGCCGCTCCCCACCACGCGGAAACGGATGCGCCGTTCTTCGTGTCCGAGCCGACCTCGTCTTCCCCCGAGCCGGCTCTCCCTCTCCCCGGTGCCGAGCCCCCCGCCTTCGCAGCGTCCGGGCCCGCGGGCTTCCCGATGCCCGAGCCCGACCCGAGCCAGTTCGCCATGGTGGAGCCCGGGTCGCCGGCGTTCGCCGATTCGGAGGCCCCGGTCTTTGCCGAGCCGGCAGCATTCGCGCCCCCCGCCCAGCCGGCGAGCCCCCTGACGCTGGGCGTGGAGCCTGAGCCCACACCCGCCGTCACTTTCGGCAGCATGGATTCCACGCCCTCCAGCCCGGGGCTGGCGGAATCAGCCCCCGGCTTCGAGATCGCGACCACTTCCGGCTTTGCCTCGAGCGCACCTTCGCTTGCTCCCCGCGCGGCACCCGACACGTTCGAAGACGTCACGCCCCCGCCGGCCGTGACCTACCCCGATCCGGGGCCCATCGAGGACCACACTTCCGAGCCCGTCCCCACCTCGCGCCCCTCCAGGGATGACCTGGCCGCCCTCGATGCCCTTTTGAACCCATCCGGCTCGGGGTCCGCCCTCGGTTCCGGGGAGAAGCCGAAACCTCAGGAGCGCTGGGAGCCCCAGTTCCGTCCGACGTCGGCAGGTCGGCCGAACCGCAAGCGGAGCTCGCCGGCGCTGGCCTGGGTCCTCGGGGGGCTGGGAGTGACGGCGGCGATTGCCGGAGCTGGGTTCTACTTCTTTGGATCGCAGATCCTGAGGGTTGTCGCCCGGGCCCGGCCGGCCCGTACCCCGGCGCCGGTGGCCGCCCCCACGGCCTCCCCGTCCGTGCCTCCGGAACGCCCGGTGACCCCTGCCCCTGCGCCCACCGCCAGCGCATCAGCGGCCGCTCCCGCCACCACCGCGCCTCCCCCTTCCCCGCCGGCCACGCCTGCTCCCGCCCCCACCGCCAGCCCTCGCCCGTCCACCGCGACCGCAGACGCGCACAGCCTGCTCCAGAGCGGCTCCTATCTGGAGGCGGCTCAGGCATTCGCCTCCGGCCTGAAGAAATCCGGGCCGCGGTTCAGCATCCAGATCCTCGTGGCCTGCTCCACCGAAACCATCCAGAAAGCCAACCAGTCCGTGCCGGGAGACGAGCTCTACATCCTGCCCGTCACCTTCAAGGGGCGGAGCTGTTATCGCATCTGCTGGGGCACGTATCCGACGGAGGAGGCCGCCGCTGCGGGTCTGCGCGCGCTGCCCGAATACTTCCGGAGGGGAGGAGCCACTCCCAAGGTCGTGCCCACGGCCGGGATGCTCAACTAA
- a CDS encoding SDR family oxidoreductase: MSDAEERLLRILVTGGAGFIGSHLVEALVRAGHRVRVLDDFSSGSRGNLGAVRGDVEVMRGDCSDPRAAARGVRGMETVLHQAAVPSVARSVRDPALSHRANPTATLTVLLAARDAGVRRFIYAGSSSVYGDTRELPKRESLPPRPLSPYAVGKLTGEYYVRLFANLYGMETLTLRYFNVFGPRQRADSPYSGVISLFIRALLAGRRPLIYGDGLQSRDFTYVENVVEANQLALKVRKPAGQAVNVAFGERVSVRRLLAILARLTEQPARAERKPGRPGDVRHSLADLRLARRLLGYRPQVDLETGLQRTVKWYREGGADGGA; the protein is encoded by the coding sequence ATGTCGGACGCCGAGGAGAGACTCCTGAGGATACTGGTCACCGGCGGAGCAGGGTTCATCGGCAGCCACCTGGTAGAGGCCCTCGTGCGTGCCGGCCACCGGGTCCGCGTGCTCGATGACTTCTCATCCGGGAGCCGCGGCAACCTGGGAGCCGTGAGGGGCGACGTGGAGGTGATGCGGGGAGACTGTTCCGACCCGCGGGCCGCGGCCCGGGGGGTGCGGGGCATGGAGACCGTCCTGCACCAGGCCGCGGTGCCGAGCGTCGCGCGCTCGGTCCGGGACCCCGCCCTCTCGCACCGCGCCAACCCCACCGCCACCCTGACCGTTCTTCTGGCCGCCCGGGACGCGGGCGTGCGCCGCTTCATCTATGCGGGGTCGTCCTCGGTTTACGGGGACACGCGGGAGTTGCCGAAGCGCGAATCCCTGCCGCCCCGCCCCCTCTCTCCCTATGCGGTTGGGAAGCTGACGGGGGAGTACTACGTGCGCCTCTTCGCGAACCTCTACGGCATGGAAACCCTGACCCTCCGCTACTTCAACGTGTTCGGTCCTCGCCAGCGGGCGGACTCCCCCTACAGCGGGGTCATCAGCCTCTTCATAAGGGCCTTGTTGGCCGGGCGCCGCCCCCTCATCTACGGGGACGGCCTCCAGAGCCGCGACTTCACCTACGTCGAGAACGTCGTGGAGGCGAACCAACTCGCTCTCAAGGTCCGGAAGCCCGCCGGTCAGGCCGTGAATGTAGCCTTCGGAGAGCGGGTGAGCGTGAGGCGCCTGCTGGCGATCTTAGCCCGGCTCACCGAACAGCCGGCCCGCGCGGAACGTAAACCGGGCCGCCCGGGCGACGTTCGCCACAGCCTGGCCGACCTCCGCCTCGCCCGCCGGCTGCTGGGCTACCGGCCGCAGGTGGACCTCGAGACCGGTCTGCAACGGACGGTGAAGTGGTATCGCGAGGGGGGGGCGGACGGAGGCGCCTGA